A window from Nitrospira sp. ND1 encodes these proteins:
- a CDS encoding YggS family pyridoxal phosphate-dependent enzyme gives MDAALGTIADRVRTVFDEMQRAAARAGRPPESVRLIAASKTVSVERLRQAVDAGIRHLGENRLQEALPKIDTLGREGVVWHFIGSLQRRKVKSVIGRFETIHSVDSLALAEEIDRQAKAAGLRQRVLLEVNLAGEASKGGFESTTLGAALESLNGLEHLDIRGLMAIPPPTPTAEDARPYFRQLRTLAQTLTARGHRNINMQELSMGMSHDYPVAIEEGATYVRVGTAIFGARGE, from the coding sequence ATGGATGCAGCGCTGGGAACGATTGCGGACCGGGTTCGAACGGTGTTCGACGAAATGCAACGTGCGGCCGCCCGTGCGGGGCGCCCGCCGGAGTCTGTTCGTCTCATCGCCGCGTCCAAGACCGTGTCAGTTGAACGATTGCGTCAGGCAGTGGACGCCGGCATCCGACATCTTGGAGAAAACCGTCTCCAGGAGGCCTTGCCGAAAATCGACACGTTAGGGCGCGAAGGGGTCGTGTGGCACTTTATCGGCAGCCTGCAACGGCGCAAGGTGAAATCGGTCATCGGGCGATTTGAGACGATTCATTCCGTCGATAGTCTCGCCCTGGCGGAAGAGATCGACCGACAGGCGAAGGCCGCGGGGCTGCGGCAACGTGTTCTGCTGGAAGTGAATCTTGCTGGAGAAGCCAGCAAGGGAGGATTTGAGTCGACGACACTGGGGGCGGCCCTGGAATCCCTGAACGGGCTTGAGCATCTGGATATTCGCGGCCTCATGGCCATTCCCCCACCCACTCCGACGGCGGAAGACGCGCGTCCCTACTTTCGACAACTCCGGACCCTCGCTCAGACATTGACAGCGCGGGGGCACAGGAACATTAATATGCAGGAACTCTCGATGGGCATGTCGCACGACTATCCCGTTGCGATTGAGGAGGGGGCGACGTACGTGCGAGTCGGAACGGCGATTTTCGGAGCGCGAGGTGAGTAG
- a CDS encoding YggT family protein, with the protein MFVMSNVLQGTATVLDTVLWLYMWVIIARALISWVNPDPWNPIVQFLERATEPVLTPIRRLVGWRMGMDLSPMIAILILVFLQYAVVQSLRDIAVRMH; encoded by the coding sequence ATGTTTGTGATGAGCAATGTGCTGCAGGGGACTGCCACGGTGTTGGATACGGTGTTGTGGCTGTACATGTGGGTCATCATCGCCCGCGCGTTGATTTCGTGGGTCAATCCGGATCCGTGGAACCCGATCGTGCAGTTTTTGGAGCGCGCGACGGAGCCCGTGCTCACGCCGATCCGTCGGCTGGTAGGATGGCGCATGGGCATGGATCTGTCGCCGATGATCGCGATTCTGATTCTTGTCTTTTTGCAATATGCCGTGGTTCAATCGTTACGGGATATCGCCGTGCGGATGCATTAA
- the pgeF gene encoding peptidoglycan editing factor PgeF codes for MVSEVITAPSFATPADGVEHFFGTRLSSVSVTPGRAAVPGALHRERGASVILSVKQVHGTDALIVDRPVEEGDAFEGGWDALVTDQPGLMVTVRTADCVPVLLHDPERRVVAAIHAGWRGAVAGIVPKTVALMVSRFGATVDRLQMAIGPSAGSCCYEVDEPVLARLREVFPEWRSVVKPVSSQKAHLDLRAFVRRQALADGLAAERVATVDACTICQPERFYSYRREGVVKATMVSGIALLPRRPG; via the coding sequence ATGGTGTCAGAGGTCATCACCGCGCCGTCGTTTGCGACGCCTGCGGATGGGGTGGAACATTTTTTCGGCACCCGGTTGTCGTCCGTCTCGGTGACACCGGGTCGTGCCGCTGTGCCAGGGGCTCTGCATCGCGAGCGGGGCGCGAGCGTCATTCTGTCCGTCAAACAGGTTCACGGGACGGATGCGCTGATCGTCGATCGGCCGGTCGAGGAGGGCGACGCTTTCGAAGGAGGCTGGGACGCGTTGGTGACCGATCAGCCGGGGCTGATGGTGACCGTGCGGACCGCGGATTGCGTGCCTGTGCTCCTGCACGATCCGGAGCGACGGGTGGTTGCGGCGATCCATGCAGGCTGGCGGGGTGCGGTGGCCGGTATTGTGCCGAAGACGGTGGCCTTGATGGTGAGCCGGTTCGGGGCGACCGTGGATCGGCTGCAGATGGCGATCGGTCCTTCCGCTGGTTCCTGCTGTTACGAAGTGGATGAGCCGGTCCTTGCGCGACTGCGGGAGGTCTTTCCCGAGTGGCGATCTGTCGTGAAACCGGTGAGTAGCCAGAAGGCGCATCTGGATCTGCGCGCCTTTGTGCGCCGGCAAGCGTTGGCTGACGGGTTGGCCGCAGAGCGGGTCGCCACGGTTGATGCCTGTACCATCTGTCAGCCCGAGCGATTTTATAGTTATCGTCGCGAAGGCGTGGTCAAGGCGACGATGGTGAGTGGCATTGCTCTCCTGCCTCGCCGGCCGGGTTGA
- the proC gene encoding pyrroline-5-carboxylate reductase: MLTKPIAFLGGGQMAEALIGGLLAAGACEPAFICATDPVAARRDALKSRFGIRVGDENAKAVREADLVVLAVKPQAMPAVLSDAGQACAGKLVVSIAAGVTTAWIRERIVTPRGIVRAMPNTPALVREGVTALTCQPDLQSDDLAAVRTLFEAVGSVVSVEERLMDAVTGLSGSGPAYVFVAIEALADGGVRMGLPRATAELLAAQTVLGAARMVLEQGEHPAKLKDQVASPGGTTIAGLYQLEAGGLRSCLMAAVEAATKRSQELGR, encoded by the coding sequence ATGCTGACAAAACCGATTGCATTCCTCGGAGGCGGGCAAATGGCGGAGGCCCTGATCGGCGGGCTGCTGGCCGCGGGGGCCTGTGAGCCTGCGTTCATTTGCGCGACGGATCCGGTCGCCGCGCGTCGCGATGCGTTGAAATCGCGCTTCGGCATTCGCGTCGGCGATGAGAATGCGAAGGCTGTTCGGGAGGCCGATCTGGTGGTTCTCGCGGTGAAACCGCAGGCGATGCCGGCGGTGCTCAGTGATGCGGGGCAGGCCTGCGCCGGGAAATTGGTCGTCTCCATCGCCGCCGGTGTGACGACCGCCTGGATTCGCGAGCGGATCGTGACGCCCAGAGGAATCGTACGGGCGATGCCCAACACGCCGGCCCTCGTGCGAGAAGGAGTGACGGCGTTGACCTGTCAGCCTGATCTCCAATCTGACGATCTGGCTGCGGTGCGGACATTATTTGAGGCGGTCGGGTCGGTCGTGTCGGTCGAGGAACGACTCATGGATGCGGTGACCGGTCTGAGCGGAAGCGGACCCGCCTATGTATTCGTCGCGATTGAAGCATTGGCCGACGGCGGCGTCCGGATGGGCTTACCGCGGGCGACCGCGGAACTCCTGGCTGCGCAGACGGTCCTGGGAGCTGCGCGGATGGTTTTGGAGCAGGGCGAACATCCGGCCAAGTTGAAAGACCAAGTGGCGTCGCCGGGCGGCACCACGATTGCCGGGTTATATCAATTGGAGGCCGGTGGGCTGCGGAGCTGTCTGATGGCGGCCGTCGAGGCGGCCACAAAACGTTCACAGGAGTTGGGACGCTGA
- a CDS encoding cell division protein FtsQ/DivIB, with product MSLRWRKVRPVKVNPRANARSESALGRHRAGETGGYWSRLGRGLLITLRVVATVTVLVGGCSGLFVLAREVGPLTREWFLVRSVSVSGLHHVTRKEVIGRLALKPDTALYSINPSWLADRIKTHPWIKDATVVLKPLHEIHIDIVEREPAVVVRTLAENLLADSDGFLLAHLGSADDPTLPMLSGVDGKRLVQGKPDDRRPVQVGAALARMVGQTTGGRPDINVGNLNNLVVEVQGVTFQFSESSMNQQWYRFLKMRPALRDVAFDGEGARANEIDLRFADRVIVRGRG from the coding sequence ATGTCGCTGCGGTGGCGCAAGGTACGCCCGGTCAAAGTGAACCCGCGGGCGAATGCCCGTTCGGAATCCGCGCTGGGCCGCCATCGGGCCGGTGAGACGGGCGGGTACTGGTCCAGGCTGGGGCGGGGCCTGCTGATTACCTTGCGGGTGGTCGCCACAGTGACTGTGCTGGTCGGCGGTTGTTCGGGCTTGTTTGTCCTGGCGCGGGAAGTGGGACCTCTGACGCGGGAATGGTTTCTGGTGCGCTCCGTGTCGGTGAGCGGGTTGCACCATGTGACGAGGAAAGAAGTGATCGGGAGATTGGCGTTGAAGCCTGATACCGCGCTCTACTCCATTAACCCGTCCTGGTTGGCCGACCGGATCAAGACCCATCCCTGGATCAAGGATGCGACGGTGGTGCTGAAGCCCTTACATGAAATTCATATCGACATCGTTGAGCGGGAACCTGCGGTCGTGGTACGCACGCTGGCGGAGAATCTCCTGGCCGATTCGGACGGGTTCTTGCTGGCGCATCTCGGGTCGGCGGATGATCCGACCCTACCGATGTTATCCGGTGTCGACGGCAAGCGGCTGGTGCAGGGAAAACCGGACGATCGTCGCCCCGTGCAGGTCGGCGCGGCCCTGGCCCGCATGGTCGGACAGACGACCGGAGGACGGCCGGATATCAATGTGGGGAATCTCAATAATCTGGTAGTCGAGGTCCAGGGTGTGACGTTTCAATTCAGTGAGTCGTCGATGAATCAGCAATGGTACCGGTTTCTCAAAATGCGGCCCGCACTGCGTGATGTGGCCTTTGACGGCGAGGGCGCCAGGGCGAATGAAATCGATCTTCGCTTTGCCGACCGCGTCATTGTTCGGGGAAGGGGGTGA
- a CDS encoding serine hydrolase, whose translation MATTNPLQAALQAAVDDGAFPGAVLAVRLRGTLIYEGAVGRLSPQIPGEGVTIHTCYDLASLTKVLATTTALLLLMQRGKLTLDDRIDRILIALQGSAAGAASIHQLLTHSSGLPGWRPYYERLASLEAGQAGFPGRTAAREAVLGYIAQEALVYERGSRSLYSDLGFMLLGWAVERLAGESLDQFCNNQIYRPLEAQPLAYVPRESQAMPAASLESHAIAPTEDDPWRGRMLCGEVHDENAFALGGVAGHAGLFGTARAVLAVAKAWMDGRRGKTGLLQPDLVTLFTTRQQGIPNAGWALGWDTPSAPSSSGTRFTPESFGHLGYTGTSLWIDSVKELEVVLLSNRVHPTRKNERIKTFRPLIHDLICREFLGD comes from the coding sequence ATGGCCACAACAAATCCCCTTCAGGCTGCCCTACAGGCAGCCGTCGACGACGGCGCCTTTCCCGGCGCGGTGTTGGCTGTCCGATTGCGAGGAACGTTGATCTATGAAGGTGCTGTCGGCCGCCTGTCCCCGCAGATTCCGGGCGAGGGGGTGACGATCCACACCTGCTACGACCTGGCCTCTTTGACCAAGGTGCTGGCGACCACCACGGCGTTGCTGTTGCTGATGCAGCGCGGCAAGCTGACGCTGGATGATCGGATCGATCGCATCTTGATTGCGCTGCAGGGCAGTGCAGCGGGGGCGGCCTCTATTCATCAATTGCTCACGCATAGCTCAGGGCTTCCCGGGTGGCGACCTTATTACGAGCGGCTGGCTTCGCTTGAGGCAGGACAGGCCGGATTTCCGGGACGTACGGCGGCGCGCGAGGCAGTGCTGGGGTATATCGCACAAGAAGCGTTGGTCTATGAACGAGGCTCTCGCAGTCTGTATAGCGACCTGGGGTTCATGCTGCTGGGATGGGCGGTGGAGCGGCTGGCAGGTGAGTCGCTGGACCAATTTTGCAACAACCAGATCTATCGCCCGCTGGAGGCACAGCCGCTTGCGTACGTCCCGCGCGAGTCGCAGGCCATGCCTGCCGCCTCATTGGAATCACATGCGATCGCTCCGACTGAAGACGATCCTTGGAGGGGACGCATGTTGTGCGGCGAAGTGCACGACGAGAATGCCTTTGCTCTGGGCGGTGTGGCCGGCCATGCCGGGTTGTTCGGCACGGCGCGCGCGGTACTCGCGGTGGCGAAGGCGTGGATGGATGGCCGGCGCGGGAAGACGGGATTGCTACAGCCTGACCTCGTCACCCTGTTTACGACCCGTCAGCAGGGAATACCGAATGCCGGCTGGGCTTTGGGGTGGGATACGCCGTCAGCCCCGTCTTCTTCCGGAACGCGCTTCACGCCCGAATCATTCGGGCATCTCGGCTATACCGGGACTTCGCTATGGATTGATTCGGTTAAGGAATTGGAGGTAGTGCTGCTGTCCAACCGGGTACATCCGACGAGGAAAAATGAACGGATCAAGACATTCCGTCCGCTCATTCACGATCTGATTTGCCGGGAATTTCTGGGAGATTAG
- the ftsA gene encoding cell division protein FtsA: MSRVSKRDHILVGLDIGTTKICAIVAEVPEEGPLNIIGVGSCPSRGLRKGVVVNIESTVESIKKAVEEAELMAAVQINSVYTGIAGSHISGENLKGVVALKKQEVTRDDISRAVESARTLAVIPHERRILHVLPREFMVDDQEGVREPLGMSGNRLEVNVHVITGAVTSAQNIIKSVNRAGLDVVDIILQPLASSEAVLSAEERELGVAMVDLGGGTTDLAIFLDGSIRHTAVLPIGGQNLTKDLAIGLLTSQTDAEKIKVQHGIARTELVHGHQMVEVPSVGDRPPRQFTRRDIAEILEPRVEEMFDLVKREIVRAGYEGMLGAGVVITGGTSLLEGMPDAAERGLNLPARRGMPTGIGGLRDIVSNPMHATGVGLLLHARQHADNLEAAGIRHGKGLGKVFDRMRSWMFEFF; encoded by the coding sequence GTGAGCCGAGTGTCTAAGCGGGATCATATCCTGGTCGGACTCGACATCGGGACCACCAAGATCTGTGCGATTGTCGCCGAAGTGCCGGAGGAGGGCCCGCTGAATATCATCGGCGTCGGCTCCTGCCCCTCGCGCGGGCTTCGCAAGGGTGTGGTGGTCAATATTGAGAGTACGGTGGAGTCGATCAAGAAGGCGGTTGAGGAAGCGGAGCTCATGGCGGCCGTGCAGATCAATTCGGTCTATACGGGCATCGCCGGTAGTCATATCTCAGGAGAAAACCTCAAGGGCGTCGTGGCCCTCAAGAAACAGGAAGTCACGCGCGACGACATCAGCCGTGCGGTGGAGAGTGCGCGAACTCTTGCCGTGATTCCTCACGAGCGCCGCATTCTGCACGTGTTACCGCGCGAATTCATGGTCGACGATCAGGAAGGCGTGCGCGAGCCCCTGGGCATGTCCGGCAACCGGCTGGAGGTCAACGTCCATGTCATCACCGGCGCGGTAACGTCGGCGCAAAACATCATCAAGAGTGTGAACCGGGCCGGGCTCGACGTCGTGGACATTATCCTGCAGCCCCTCGCGTCAAGCGAAGCCGTCCTGAGCGCCGAAGAGCGGGAGTTGGGAGTCGCCATGGTGGATCTGGGCGGCGGCACGACCGACCTGGCGATCTTCCTCGACGGCAGCATCCGGCACACGGCGGTGCTCCCGATCGGCGGCCAGAATTTGACCAAAGATCTGGCAATCGGTCTGCTCACCTCGCAAACCGACGCCGAGAAAATCAAAGTGCAACATGGGATTGCCAGGACCGAGCTGGTGCATGGGCATCAAATGGTGGAAGTGCCGTCGGTCGGCGATCGGCCGCCGCGGCAATTCACGCGCCGTGATATCGCGGAGATTCTCGAACCGCGCGTCGAGGAGATGTTCGATCTGGTGAAACGCGAAATCGTGCGAGCCGGCTATGAAGGCATGCTCGGTGCCGGCGTGGTGATCACGGGCGGAACCTCATTATTGGAAGGGATGCCGGATGCTGCCGAGCGAGGCCTGAATCTGCCCGCTCGTCGCGGCATGCCGACGGGCATCGGTGGGCTGCGCGATATCGTCAGCAACCCGATGCACGCGACCGGTGTTGGGCTGTTGTTGCATGCACGTCAACATGCCGACAACTTGGAGGCCGCCGGCATCCGTCATGGCAAAGGGTTGGGGAAAGTGTTCGATCGCATGCGATCGTGGATGTTCGAGTTTTTCTAA
- a CDS encoding D-alanine--D-alanine ligase → MKGVDVTERKPLTRSKIGVLMGGQSSEREVSLKTGEAVYRSLVRSGYDAVAIDVGPDLSKTLQEQAVEIGFLALHGPGGEDGAIQGFLETLGIPYTGSGVRASAIGMHKVVTKTELAAQGIPVPRGTVVFRGTAPSLNRVLSTCKLKLPVVVKPASQGSTIGVTIVRKPSQWKEALRVAHRYDEEAMVEAFIPGHEVTVSLLGGPDGVVTGLPAVEIVAPDGFYDFSAKYEKGRTQYLCPAPLPAAVTRQIKQLAIRTYQALGCSGAARVDFRITPKGKPFVLEINTVPGMTETSLLPMAAGKAGLSYDALTERILQSALGRAGVGSFRAVR, encoded by the coding sequence ATGAAGGGAGTGGATGTGACGGAACGGAAGCCGCTGACACGTTCGAAAATCGGGGTCTTGATGGGCGGTCAATCGTCTGAACGGGAAGTGTCGCTGAAGACCGGGGAGGCTGTGTATCGCTCGCTGGTGCGAAGCGGCTACGACGCGGTGGCCATCGATGTCGGTCCGGATCTGTCCAAGACGCTGCAGGAGCAGGCGGTTGAGATCGGGTTTCTGGCGTTGCACGGACCGGGAGGCGAAGACGGCGCGATTCAGGGATTTTTGGAGACCCTCGGCATTCCCTATACGGGTTCCGGTGTCCGGGCCAGTGCCATTGGGATGCATAAGGTGGTGACCAAGACGGAATTGGCCGCTCAGGGCATTCCGGTCCCGCGCGGGACGGTGGTGTTTCGCGGCACGGCTCCTAGTCTGAATCGAGTGCTGAGCACCTGTAAGTTGAAGTTGCCGGTGGTCGTCAAGCCGGCGAGCCAGGGATCCACGATCGGAGTGACCATTGTCCGGAAGCCGTCGCAATGGAAAGAGGCGCTTCGTGTGGCGCACCGGTATGACGAAGAAGCGATGGTCGAGGCGTTTATCCCGGGACATGAGGTCACGGTGTCGCTGTTGGGCGGCCCCGACGGGGTGGTGACCGGGTTGCCGGCCGTGGAGATCGTGGCGCCGGATGGATTTTATGACTTCTCGGCCAAGTATGAGAAAGGTCGAACCCAGTACCTGTGCCCGGCGCCGCTCCCGGCCGCAGTCACTCGGCAGATCAAGCAACTGGCAATCCGGACCTATCAGGCCTTGGGATGCAGCGGGGCAGCCCGGGTCGATTTCCGTATCACGCCCAAGGGCAAGCCGTTTGTGCTTGAGATCAACACCGTGCCGGGAATGACGGAGACGAGTCTGCTGCCGATGGCGGCGGGGAAGGCCGGATTGTCGTACGACGCCTTGACGGAGCGGATTCTCCAGTCCGCGCTCGGGCGGGCCGGAGTCGGATCATTTCGAGCCGTGAGGTAG
- a CDS encoding DivIVA domain-containing protein, which yields MKITPIDIQQMVFQVKFRGYDRDEVNRFLEELALTVENLNRENSALREKLTATEQQVTDLRRTETTLSNTLVSAQTLAEDVKRSAQRESDLIVKEAELKASEIIRQARVSLSDMQRGLADLQKQRLMMVERFRSTLRSFERMLEVEESDAYQSDAASVEGKLTGESSTAR from the coding sequence ATGAAAATCACTCCCATCGACATTCAGCAGATGGTCTTTCAGGTCAAGTTCCGGGGTTATGACCGGGACGAAGTGAACCGGTTCCTCGAGGAGCTGGCATTGACCGTCGAGAACTTGAATCGAGAGAACAGTGCGCTTCGTGAAAAGCTGACCGCAACCGAGCAGCAGGTCACCGACTTGCGACGCACGGAGACGACGCTCTCGAATACCTTGGTCTCAGCCCAGACGTTGGCCGAGGATGTGAAACGGTCTGCGCAGCGCGAGTCCGACCTGATTGTGAAGGAAGCGGAGCTGAAGGCGAGTGAGATCATCCGGCAGGCGCGGGTGAGTCTCTCCGACATGCAACGTGGTCTCGCGGATCTCCAGAAACAGCGTCTGATGATGGTGGAGCGATTCCGTTCAACCCTGCGATCGTTTGAACGTATGTTGGAAGTGGAAGAAAGCGACGCGTATCAGTCGGATGCGGCTTCGGTCGAAGGGAAGTTAACCGGCGAATCAAGCACGGCGCGTTGA
- a CDS encoding type II secretion system F family protein, translating to MSTFAYVGRNRQGAVKKGELTAKTRDEAVDQLRKQQVVVTSLEEKSGMGGKFKFSLGSGLTDKDLVVFTRQFGTMINAGLPLIQCLDILSTQSENKVLRETVGDVKNSVEAGSTFSDALKRHPKVFDDLYVNMIHAGEVGGLLDTILTRLAKHIEKAMKLKGQIKSAMVYPTAIVGVAVIIISVLMVWVIPVFAQMFLEMSGGKVGLPGPTQIVINVSNFFQSYWYAMGGAMVAAAIAIKRYYATVNGRVVIDRLLLKVPIVGDLIRKASVAKFTRTLGTLITSGVPLLEGLSICAKTSGNKVIEEALMNARVSISGGKTISEPLAKCNVFPKMVTHMIAVGESTGALDAMLGKIADFYEDEVDQAVETLTSLLEPIMMVVLGTIIGFIVIAMYLPIFTMAQAIQ from the coding sequence ATGAGTACATTCGCCTATGTCGGACGGAACCGCCAGGGTGCTGTGAAGAAGGGGGAGCTCACCGCCAAGACCCGAGATGAGGCGGTGGACCAGCTTCGCAAGCAGCAGGTCGTCGTGACCAGCCTGGAAGAAAAGTCGGGCATGGGCGGAAAGTTCAAGTTTAGCCTGGGGAGCGGCCTGACCGACAAGGATCTCGTGGTCTTCACCCGTCAATTCGGCACAATGATCAATGCCGGATTGCCCCTGATCCAATGTCTCGATATTCTCTCCACCCAGTCCGAAAATAAAGTGCTGCGAGAAACGGTCGGCGATGTGAAAAACAGCGTGGAAGCAGGATCCACATTCTCCGATGCGTTGAAGCGACACCCGAAAGTGTTCGACGACCTCTATGTGAATATGATCCATGCCGGTGAGGTCGGCGGTCTGCTCGATACGATTCTGACTCGTCTGGCCAAGCACATCGAAAAGGCGATGAAGCTGAAGGGGCAGATCAAGTCGGCCATGGTCTATCCCACCGCGATCGTCGGGGTGGCCGTCATCATCATCAGTGTCTTGATGGTGTGGGTCATTCCCGTGTTTGCCCAGATGTTTCTGGAAATGTCGGGCGGAAAAGTCGGATTGCCTGGTCCGACCCAGATCGTGATCAACGTGAGTAATTTTTTCCAGAGCTACTGGTATGCCATGGGCGGGGCCATGGTGGCCGCGGCCATTGCGATCAAGCGGTACTATGCCACCGTGAATGGGCGTGTGGTGATCGACCGGCTGTTGCTCAAGGTTCCGATTGTCGGAGATCTGATCAGAAAAGCCTCCGTCGCGAAGTTTACCCGCACCCTGGGAACCTTGATCACCAGCGGTGTGCCGTTGCTCGAGGGGTTGAGCATTTGCGCCAAGACCTCCGGCAACAAGGTGATCGAGGAAGCGCTGATGAATGCTCGGGTGAGCATCAGCGGCGGAAAAACGATCTCCGAACCGTTGGCCAAGTGTAACGTGTTTCCCAAGATGGTCACGCACATGATCGCGGTCGGCGAGTCCACCGGCGCGCTCGATGCCATGCTGGGCAAGATCGCCGACTTTTATGAGGACGAAGTCGATCAGGCGGTCGAGACGCTGACCTCGCTGCTCGAACCGATCATGATGGTGGTGTTGGGTACCATCATCGGATTTATCGTCATTGCGATGTATCTTCCGATCTTCACGA
- a CDS encoding CDP-alcohol phosphatidyltransferase family protein, with product MNMNVPNSLTMLRILLIPVYVGLLNYEQFDYALATLFIAGLTDALDGIIARVADQRTRLGEVLDPLADKLMLTTGFITLSVMHLVPLWLTILVVSRDLMLMLGAAVAHFTHTQVDISPTVLGKGTTLVQLATLVAIIFFASRRLDLATLDPLLYLMGGVTLMSGLHYLSRGYCRITSSQV from the coding sequence ATGAACATGAACGTTCCCAACAGTCTGACGATGCTGCGCATCCTGTTGATCCCGGTGTATGTGGGGTTGCTCAACTATGAGCAATTCGACTATGCGCTGGCGACGCTCTTCATTGCCGGATTGACGGATGCGCTTGATGGAATCATCGCGCGTGTGGCCGATCAGCGGACCAGACTCGGAGAAGTCCTGGATCCCCTGGCGGATAAACTCATGCTGACCACGGGGTTTATTACGCTCTCCGTGATGCATCTCGTCCCGCTTTGGCTCACGATTCTGGTGGTCAGCCGTGATTTGATGTTGATGCTGGGGGCGGCCGTTGCCCATTTCACCCATACCCAGGTCGATATTTCGCCGACTGTACTGGGGAAGGGCACCACCTTGGTTCAGCTCGCGACGCTGGTGGCCATTATCTTTTTTGCCTCTCGCCGTCTTGATCTTGCCACGCTTGACCCGCTCCTGTATCTCATGGGCGGGGTGACCCTGATGTCCGGCCTGCACTATCTCTCCCGCGGCTATTGCCGCATCACGTCCAGCCAGGTATAG
- the ftsZ gene encoding cell division protein FtsZ yields the protein MFSFQEEPQSPVRIKVIGVGGAGCNAVNTMITGGLCRVDFVAANTDVQALERSQASYKIQIGPERTRGLGAGAKPEVGRDAALESKDEIRESLVGADMVFVTAGMGGGTGTGAAPIVASIARELGILTVAVVTKPFQYEGHRRMSHAEEGIRDLGRHVDTLLIIPNQRLLGIVDKATPLLDAFKVADDVLRQAIQGIADVITTIGLVNVDFADVRTIMAHTGRAVMGMGIGRGANRAQEAAQKAICSPLLEEGSVEGARGVLLNITGGPNMSLHEVEEAASIVQHAADAEANIIVGQVINPEIGDDLIVTVIATGFEREEQATARPTVTAERPAARTPNGRPAQQVLTGVHAAGSDRPHKDLDRPTFLRRMGETREAVERIAVVGDDEWDVPTFLRKQAD from the coding sequence ATGTTTTCATTTCAAGAGGAGCCGCAATCGCCCGTTCGCATCAAAGTGATCGGTGTCGGAGGAGCGGGGTGCAACGCCGTCAATACGATGATCACCGGCGGATTGTGCCGGGTCGATTTCGTGGCCGCGAATACGGATGTGCAGGCACTCGAGCGGTCCCAGGCGTCGTATAAGATTCAGATCGGTCCGGAACGGACTCGCGGCCTCGGCGCCGGTGCCAAGCCTGAAGTGGGACGCGACGCCGCGTTGGAAAGTAAAGATGAGATTCGCGAGAGTCTGGTCGGCGCCGACATGGTGTTTGTCACCGCCGGCATGGGCGGCGGCACCGGGACGGGCGCGGCTCCGATCGTGGCCAGCATTGCGCGTGAACTGGGCATCCTGACCGTCGCGGTCGTGACCAAACCCTTCCAGTATGAAGGACACCGGCGGATGAGCCACGCCGAGGAAGGCATTCGCGATCTCGGGAGGCATGTCGATACGCTCCTGATTATCCCGAACCAACGGTTGCTGGGAATCGTGGACAAGGCCACCCCGTTGCTGGATGCGTTCAAGGTGGCGGACGATGTGCTGCGTCAGGCGATCCAGGGCATTGCGGACGTGATTACGACCATCGGGTTGGTCAACGTGGATTTCGCCGATGTGCGGACCATCATGGCCCACACGGGGCGCGCGGTGATGGGGATGGGCATCGGACGCGGCGCCAACCGGGCGCAGGAAGCGGCGCAGAAGGCGATTTGCAGTCCCTTGTTGGAAGAGGGCAGTGTCGAAGGTGCCCGTGGAGTGCTGCTGAATATCACAGGCGGCCCGAATATGTCGCTGCATGAAGTGGAAGAAGCGGCCTCGATCGTTCAGCATGCGGCGGATGCCGAAGCGAACATCATCGTCGGACAGGTCATCAATCCTGAGATCGGTGATGATCTGATCGTGACCGTGATTGCGACCGGCTTCGAGCGCGAAGAACAAGCGACTGCGCGACCGACCGTCACGGCCGAACGTCCCGCGGCGCGGACCCCCAATGGACGCCCGGCGCAACAGGTGCTGACCGGCGTGCATGCCGCGGGATCGGATCGGCCTCATAAAGACCTGGATCGTCCGACCTTCCTTCGCCGCATGGGCGAGACCCGGGAAGCCGTGGAGCGGATCGCGGTGGTCGGCGATGACGAATGGGATGTGCCGACCTTCCTACGGAAGCAGGCCGACTGA